In the genome of Candidatus Hydrogenedentota bacterium, one region contains:
- the rpoB gene encoding DNA-directed RNA polymerase subunit beta, with translation MAVAPRNERPSLGTIPDTYELPDLIEIQTRSYGDFLQWDVPPDERIAQGLQEVFLDVFPIEAPNKLTRLEFVHYSFAPPKYTVQECQERGMTYSASLKALLRLVRYEEVGSGANRELREKLMLEQEVFLGELPIMTATGTFIINGAERVIVSQLHKSPGVSFERKVHQNGKPLLSARIIPYRGAWLEFEYDINDYLWLTIDRRSKLPATTFLRAFGYIESEEILALFYRFDSMTFGRTKVKLAGESLDPEAVVGMWVASDVIDPETGEIMADAATELTLSIVEKVMASTVQEIKVLHKEDVAKDATIVSTLAQDKTQTQEDALREIYARIRPGDPATDATCRTFFQRLFFDPSRYDFAPVGRYKINRKLGLQTSQEVKILTKEDVVATLQYLVKLRGGEGVLDDIDHLGNRRVRAVGELLSNQVRIGLVRMERTVRERMNFQEEDQLSPQTLVNPKPVSAVIKDFFGRSQLSHFMDQINPLAELTHKRRLSALGPGGLSRERAGFEVRDVHPTHYGRICPIETPEGPNIGLMASLSTYSRINEYGFLETPYRKVEAGRVLDEVEMLSAYDEDNYVIAQANAPLDPKGRFERRQVLCRHRGDFPQASPEGVDYMDISTKQLVSVAAALIPFLEHDDANRALMGSNMQRQAVPLLKTDSPYVGTGLEHVTARNSGTVIRAEREGVVEYADSEVIRIRSKKKKNENPFRSEEDIYELKKYVRSNQNTCITQRPIVAKGDKVEAGDIIADGPATDNGELALGRNVLVAFLPWEGYNFEDAIILSEELVKEDVFTSIHIQVYELEARDTKLGPEEITRDIPNVSEEALKNLDESGIVCIGSKVGPGDILVGKVTPKGETELAPEEKLLRAIFGEKAEDVRDASLTMPPGSSGVVVDVKVCSRKDKSADAQGKKTLLADVAKIKRQYDDRIDEIRQTFVDLVRDDLVGLKILEDVYDHKTEELVLEKGKRIRMAHLEKGDYSVLARLRIEDKKTQQTLTRLVNMAAMEEAKLIAFRDSQIERMRKGDELPPGVIKLVKVFVAKKRRMSVGDKMAGRHGNKGVVARIVPVEDMPFLPDGTPVQILLNPLGVPSRMNVGQLLETHLGWAAKALGMKLATPVFNGATEEVIREFLAKAGLPESGKIRLRDGRSGLEMHQDTCVGQIYMLKLNHLVDDKIHARAIGPYSLVTQQPLGGKAQFGGQRFGEMEVWALQAYGAAYTLQELLTFKSDDIQGRTKAYEAIVKGEREVDPGTPESFNVLVREIQSLCLDVIKLVKVDGATEVEEEEEETLED, from the coding sequence ATGGCCGTAGCTCCCCGCAACGAGCGACCCTCTCTGGGTACGATTCCAGATACCTACGAGCTTCCCGATCTCATTGAGATTCAAACCAGGTCCTATGGCGACTTTCTTCAGTGGGATGTGCCACCGGACGAACGCATCGCTCAGGGCCTGCAGGAAGTTTTCCTGGACGTGTTCCCAATCGAGGCGCCCAACAAGCTCACGCGCCTGGAGTTCGTGCACTATTCTTTCGCGCCCCCCAAGTATACCGTGCAGGAGTGCCAGGAACGTGGCATGACCTACTCGGCTTCGCTCAAGGCGCTGCTGCGCCTGGTGCGCTACGAGGAAGTGGGCTCCGGCGCGAACCGCGAATTGCGCGAAAAACTGATGCTCGAGCAGGAAGTCTTCCTGGGCGAGCTGCCCATCATGACGGCCACCGGCACCTTTATCATCAATGGCGCCGAGCGCGTCATCGTGAGCCAGCTCCACAAGTCGCCCGGCGTTTCCTTCGAGCGCAAGGTGCACCAGAACGGCAAGCCCCTCCTTTCCGCCCGTATTATCCCCTATCGCGGCGCGTGGCTTGAGTTTGAATATGACATCAACGACTACCTCTGGTTGACCATCGACCGCCGCTCCAAGCTGCCGGCGACGACCTTCCTGCGGGCCTTCGGCTATATTGAATCCGAAGAGATCCTCGCCCTGTTCTACCGCTTCGACTCCATGACTTTCGGCCGCACCAAGGTGAAGCTGGCCGGCGAATCCCTGGATCCCGAGGCGGTAGTCGGCATGTGGGTCGCTTCCGACGTGATCGACCCGGAAACGGGCGAAATCATGGCCGACGCCGCGACCGAGCTGACCCTTTCCATCGTGGAGAAGGTCATGGCTTCCACGGTCCAGGAAATCAAGGTTCTGCACAAGGAAGATGTGGCCAAAGACGCCACCATCGTGAGCACCCTGGCCCAGGACAAGACCCAGACCCAGGAAGACGCGCTGCGCGAAATCTACGCCCGCATCCGCCCCGGCGATCCGGCGACGGACGCGACCTGCCGCACCTTCTTCCAGCGCCTGTTCTTCGACCCCAGCCGCTATGATTTTGCCCCCGTGGGCCGCTACAAGATCAACCGTAAACTCGGCCTCCAGACCAGCCAGGAAGTCAAGATCCTGACCAAGGAAGACGTGGTCGCCACGCTCCAGTATCTGGTGAAGCTGCGCGGCGGTGAAGGCGTGCTGGACGATATCGACCACCTCGGCAACCGCCGGGTGCGCGCCGTCGGCGAACTCCTCTCCAACCAGGTCCGTATCGGCCTGGTCCGCATGGAGCGCACGGTCCGCGAGCGGATGAACTTCCAGGAAGAAGATCAGCTTTCGCCCCAGACCCTGGTAAACCCGAAGCCGGTCAGCGCCGTCATTAAAGACTTCTTCGGCCGCAGCCAGCTTTCCCACTTCATGGACCAGATCAACCCCCTGGCGGAGTTGACCCACAAGCGCCGTCTGAGCGCCCTCGGACCGGGCGGTCTGAGCCGCGAGCGCGCCGGTTTCGAAGTGCGCGACGTGCACCCGACCCACTATGGCCGCATCTGCCCGATCGAGACCCCCGAAGGTCCGAACATCGGTCTGATGGCGTCGCTTTCGACCTATTCGCGCATCAACGAGTACGGCTTCCTCGAGACCCCCTACCGCAAGGTGGAGGCCGGTCGCGTGCTGGACGAGGTGGAGATGCTTTCCGCCTACGACGAAGACAACTACGTCATCGCCCAGGCCAACGCGCCGCTGGATCCGAAGGGCCGCTTCGAGCGCCGTCAGGTGCTGTGCCGCCACCGGGGCGACTTCCCCCAGGCGAGCCCCGAAGGCGTGGACTACATGGACATCTCCACCAAGCAGTTGGTGTCCGTGGCCGCCGCCCTGATCCCCTTCCTGGAGCACGACGACGCCAATCGCGCGCTGATGGGTTCCAACATGCAGCGCCAGGCCGTGCCGCTTCTTAAGACCGACTCGCCCTATGTGGGCACTGGCCTCGAGCACGTGACCGCCCGCAACTCCGGCACGGTTATCCGCGCCGAGCGCGAGGGCGTGGTGGAATATGCGGACAGCGAAGTTATCCGCATCCGCAGCAAGAAGAAGAAGAACGAAAATCCCTTCCGCTCCGAAGAGGACATCTACGAGCTTAAGAAATACGTGCGCTCCAACCAGAACACCTGCATCACCCAGCGGCCCATCGTCGCCAAGGGCGACAAGGTGGAAGCGGGCGACATCATTGCGGACGGTCCCGCCACGGACAACGGCGAGTTGGCCCTCGGCCGCAACGTGCTCGTCGCCTTCCTTCCCTGGGAAGGTTACAACTTCGAGGACGCCATCATCCTGAGCGAAGAGCTCGTGAAGGAAGACGTCTTCACCTCGATTCACATCCAGGTGTATGAACTCGAAGCCCGCGACACGAAGCTGGGACCGGAAGAAATCACCCGCGACATCCCGAACGTGAGCGAAGAAGCCCTGAAAAACCTGGACGAAAGCGGCATTGTCTGCATCGGCTCCAAGGTCGGCCCGGGCGACATCCTCGTCGGCAAGGTAACGCCCAAGGGCGAGACCGAGCTCGCGCCGGAAGAAAAACTGCTCCGCGCCATCTTCGGTGAAAAGGCCGAAGACGTCCGCGATGCTTCACTGACCATGCCTCCCGGATCCTCCGGTGTGGTGGTGGACGTGAAGGTCTGCTCGCGCAAGGACAAGTCCGCCGACGCCCAGGGCAAGAAGACGCTCCTGGCCGACGTGGCCAAGATCAAGCGCCAGTACGACGACCGGATCGACGAGATCCGCCAGACCTTCGTGGACCTCGTCCGCGACGACCTGGTCGGCCTGAAGATCCTCGAAGACGTATACGATCACAAGACGGAAGAGTTGGTGCTCGAAAAGGGCAAGCGCATCCGTATGGCGCACCTGGAAAAGGGCGACTACAGCGTCCTGGCCCGCCTGCGCATTGAAGACAAAAAGACCCAGCAGACGCTCACGCGCCTGGTGAACATGGCCGCGATGGAAGAGGCGAAGCTTATCGCCTTCCGCGACAGCCAGATCGAGCGCATGCGCAAGGGCGACGAACTGCCTCCCGGCGTGATCAAGCTCGTGAAGGTCTTCGTGGCCAAGAAGCGCCGCATGTCCGTCGGCGACAAGATGGCCGGTCGTCACGGCAACAAGGGTGTGGTGGCGCGTATCGTGCCGGTTGAAGACATGCCCTTCCTTCCGGACGGCACCCCGGTGCAGATCCTGCTCAATCCTCTGGGCGTGCCTTCGCGCATGAACGTGGGTCAGTTGCTGGAGACCCACCTGGGCTGGGCCGCGAAGGCCCTCGGCATGAAGCTGGCCACGCCCGTGTTCAACGGCGCGACCGAAGAAGTCATTCGCGAATTCCTGGCCAAAGCCGGCCTGCCGGAAAGCGGCAAAATCCGCCTTCGCGACGGCCGCAGCGGCCTGGAAATGCACCAGGATACCTGCGTGGGCCAGATTTACATGCTCAAGCTGAACCACCTGGTGGATGATAAGATTCACGCCCGTGCCATCGGGCCGTACTCGCTGGTGACGCAGCAGCCCCTGGGCGGTAAAGCCCAGTTCGGCGGCCAGCGTTTCGGCGAAATGGAAGTGTGGGCGCTTCAGGCCTATGGCGCGGCGTACACGCTCCAGGAACTGCTGACCTTCAAGTCCGACGACATTCAGGGCCGCACCAAGGCCTACGAGGCGATCGTCAAGGGCGAGCGCGAAGTGGATCCGGGTACGCCCGAATCCTTCAACGTGCTCGTTCGCGAAATACAGAGCCTGTGTCTCGACGTCATCAAGCTGGTCAAGGTTGACGGCGCTACCGAAGTCGAAGAAGAAGAAGAAGAAACTCTGGAGGACTAA